In Mercurialis annua linkage group LG5, ddMerAnnu1.2, whole genome shotgun sequence, a single genomic region encodes these proteins:
- the LOC126681751 gene encoding uncharacterized protein LOC126681751, with the protein MVYGYDAMLPMELTVMSSRRLYQSKLSTDDYFDKMVIDSLDLDEERLSALDHLEAQKRRIERAYNKRVKPKSFTIGDMVWKAILSIGHKDKRLGKWSPNWEGLFIMTAKLTGGAYNLENIDGEEHDRAINAQFLKKYVPSCWENIDRRLFGADEE; encoded by the coding sequence ATGGTGTATGGGTATGATGCAATGTTACCGATGGAGCTTACTGTTATGTCTAGTCGCCGTTTGTACCAGAGTAAATTATCCACGGACGACTATTTCGACAAAATGGTGATAGACTCCTTGGACCTCGACGAGGAGAGACTGTCAGCGTTGGATCACCTTGAAGCCCAGAAAAGGAGGATTGAAAGGGCGTACAATAAGCGGGTAAAACCCAAGTCATTCACTATAGGCGATATGGTTTGGAAGGCGATCCTATCTATTGGCCACAAAGACAAGCGACTTGGTAAATGGAGCCCGAACTGGGAAGGTCTGTTTATCATGACCGCCAAGTTAACCGGCGGGGCGTATAACCTGGAAAATATTGACGGGGAGGAACACGATAGGGCGATCAACGCTCAGTTTCTAAAGAAATACGTCCCTAGTTGTTGGGAGAACATTGACCGACGGCTATTTGGAGCCGACGAGGAATAA
- the LOC126681752 gene encoding uncharacterized protein LOC126681752 — MPRPSYMKPYQDWIDKLYPFPGGYKVPEFSLFSGEEKGQSTVEHVARFSAQCGEAAAHDFWKLRLFASSLTKMAFMWYSRLSPNSVDTCKDLEILFHEEFYRAPPDVTLADLARISQLPSESVEKYIGRFRNLRTRCSTKISEADCVPMVVRGMSFAMREHFEGHRLWDLFELTNRVTSYERLLQEKEQRRGASKGTYYKDQLDVAVVSDSEDSRSEDEVNMAEFLGTKPLECSALRKPGFVKKNKTAVVQKKYSFDLTKADDIFDALFKDGQIASTIIPGDTARIIV, encoded by the coding sequence ATGCCTCGCCCATCATATATGAAGCCATATCAGGACTGGATCGATAAGTTGTACCCTTTCCCAGGGGGATACAAAGTGCCAGAATTCAGTTTGTTTTCGGGCGAGGAAAAAGGGCAATCGacggttgaacatgtcgcccggtTCTCAGCCCAATGTGGCGAAGCTGCGGCGCACGATTTTTGGAAACTCCGATTGTTCGCCAGTTCTCTAACAAAGATGGCTTTCATGTGGTACTCGAGGCTATCACCGAATTCGGTGGACACTTGTAAAGATctcgaaatcctcttccatgagGAATTTTATAGAgcaccacctgatgtcaccctGGCCGACCTAGCTCGAATCTCTCAGTTACCGAGCGAGTCGGTAGAGAAGTATATCGGCCGATTCAGGAACCTTAGAACAAGGTGTTCCACCAAGATTTCTGAGGCCGATTGCGTCCCGATGGTGGTAAGGGGAATGAGCTTCGCCATGAGGGAGCATTTCGAAGGTCATCGATTATGGGACTTGTTTGAACTGACAAACAGGGTGACAAGTTACGAAAGACTTCTTCAAGAGAAGGAGCAGCGGCGAGGCGCTTCTAAAGGAACCTATTACAAAGACCAGCTGGACGTGGCCGTAGTGTCAGACAGTGAAGATAGTAGGTCcgaagatgaagtcaacatggccgaattcTTAGGAACTAAGCCCCTGGAGTGTTCGGCCTTAAGAAAGCCAGGCTTTGTTAAGAAGAATAAAACCGCGGTGGTACAGAAAAAGTATTCCTTCGATCTAACCAAGGCCGACGACATATTCGATGCCTTGTTTAAGGATGGGCAGATCGCAAGTACCATAATTCCTGGAGACACAGCACGAATAATTGTGTGA